The DNA region CGGGCTCAGCAACGCGCCCGGCATCTACCCGTACGGCGCGCACCTGCGCGACGTCGCCCTCGACAGCGCACGTGAGCGGGTGCGCAGGGGCAGGCTCGCGCTGGATCTGCTCGCGCGGCTCGGCGCCGACGGCGGCATGTCACCGCCGGGATCACGACTGCCCGGCACGCTTCAGCGTTTCCCCCTCCCCGAGAGGAACTGACACATGGGAACCCAGCACATCCGCACCCGTACACCTGCCGGTTCGCGGCAACGCCGGCGGCGCAGCGCACCGGTCGCCGCGGTCGCCGCCGTAGCGCTGCTGACCGCGTCGCTCGCCGCCTGCGGCCAGGAGGCGAAGGGCGGCAGCCGCTACAAGGCCGAGAAGGGCAAGGGCGGCACCGTCGGACTGGCCATGCCGACAAAGTCGTCCGAGCGCTGGATAGCCGACGGCAAGAACATGGCACGGCAGTTCAAGGCCGCCGGCTACAAGGCGGATCTCCAGTTCGGCGACGACAAGGTCGAAAACCAGGTCGCCCAGATCGAGAACATGATCGCCAAGGGGCACCGGCTGCTCGTGGTCGCCGCCATCGACGGCTCGGCGCTGACGGACGTGCTGCGCCGAGCCAAGGAAGCCGACATCCCCGTCATCTCCTACGACCGGCTGCTGCTGGGCACCGAGAACGTCGACTACTACGCCTCGTTCGACAACGAGCGCGTCGGCGAACTCCAGGGCGGCTACATCGTCGACAAGCTGAAGCTCGACGAGAAGAAGGACGAGAAGTTCAACATCGAGCTGTTCGCGGGCTCCCCCGACGACAACAACACCAAGTTCTTCTGGGACGGGGCGATGAAGGTGCTGCGCCCGTACATCAAGAAGGGGCAGCTCGAAGTACGCAGCAAGCAGACGAAGATGAACCAGACGACGACGCTGCGCTGGGACGGCGGCACCGCGCAGAAGCGCATGGACGACCTGCTGAGCAAGAACTACGGCTCGGAGGAGGTCGACGCGGTCCTCTCCCCCTACGACGGCATCTCCATCGGCATCCTCTCGGCGCTCAAGAGCGCGGGCTACGGCACCGACGACAAGCCGTACCCCCTGGTGACCGGTCAGGACGCGGAGTTGGCGTCCGTGAAGTCGATCATTCGCGGGCAGCAGACGCAGACCGTCTACAAGGACACACGCAAACTCGCCAAGCAGGCGGTGCAGATGGGCGACGCGGTGCTGACCGGGAAGAAGCCCGAGGTCAACGACACCAAGACCTACGACAACGGCAAGAAGGTCGTCCCGTCGTATCTGCTGAAGCCCGTGAGCATCGACAAGTCCAATACGCAGCGGCTCGTCGACGACGGCTACTACACGGCTGGGCAGCTCAAGTGACGGCCCCGGCAGAGCAGTCGGCGCCGGCGGAGGCCGGCGGCACCGTGCTGGAGATGCGCGGCATCACCAAGACCTTCCCCGGGGTCAAGGCGCTCTCGGACGTCAACCTCACGGTGCGCGCCGGTGAGATCCACGCGGTCTGCGGCGAGAACGGCGCGGGCAAGTCGACGCTGGTGAAGGTCCTCAGCGGCGTGCATCCGCACGGGAGTTACGAGGGGGAGATCCTCTTCGGCGGCGAGCCCTGTGCGTTCAAGGACATACGGGCGAGCGAGCAGCGCGGCATCGTGATCATCCATCAGGAACTCGCCCTGGTGCCCTATCTCTCCCTCGCGGAGAACATCTTCCTCGGCAACGAGCACGCCGTCCGCGGCGTCATCGACTGGGGGGAGACCCTGCGTCGGGCGGACGCGCTGCTGAAGCGGGTGGGTCTGCCGGACAAGCCCCAGACGCGCATCGCCGACATCGGCGTGGGCAAGCAGCAGCTCGTAGAGATCGCGAAGGCGCTGTCGAAGGAAGTGCGGCTGCTGATCCTCGACGAGCCGACCGCCGCGCTCAACGACGAGGACAGCCGCAAGCTTCTGGAGCTGATCGGGGAGCTGCGCGCCCAGGGCATCGCCTGCATCGTCATCTCGCACAAGCTGAACGAGATCCGCCAGATCGCGGACTCCGTGACGATCCTCCGCGACGGCCGCACGATCGAGACCCTCACGGTGCGCGAACACCCCGGCGACGAGCCGGAGATATCCGAGGACCGCATCATCCGCGGGATGGTGGGCCGCGATCTGGACCAGCGCTTCCCGCCGCGCACCCGCTACGAGGGCGAGGACGCGGGAGAGGTCGCCATGGCGGTGTCGGGCTGGACGGTGCGGCATCCCATCGACCATCAGCGCAAGGTCGTCGACGATGTCTCGCTGGAGGTGCGGCGCGGGGAGATCCTCGGCATCGCCGGGCTGATGGGCGCGGGCCGCACCGAGCTGGCGATGAACGTCTTCGGCCGCTCCTACGGCGTCTACGAGAGCGGAACCGTCTCGGTGGGCGGCCGTGAAGTCTCCGTGCGTACCGTCCCGGAGGCGATCTCGCACGGCATAGCGTATGTCACCGAGGACCGCAAGACCTATGGGCTCAACCTCATCGACGACATCAACCGGAACATCTCCCTCGCCTCGCTCGGCGGGCTCACCCGGCGCGGTGTCGTCGACGAGCACGAGGAGCGGCGCGTCGCCGAGCGCTTCCGGCGGTCGATGAACATCAAGGCGCCCACGGTCCATGAGCAGGTGCAGCGGCTCAGCGGCGGCAATCAGCAGAAGGTCGTGCTGAGCAAGTGGATCCACGCCGAACCCGAGGTGCTCATCCTCGACGAGCCGACGCGCGGCATCGACGTCGGTGCGAAGTACGAGATCTACGCCGTCATCGACAAGCTCGCCGCTGACGGCAAGGCCGTCGTCTTCATCTCCTCCGAACTGCCCGAACTGCTGGGCATGTGCGACCGCATCTACACGATGTCGGCGGGGCGGCTCACCGGCGAGGTCACGCGTGAGGAAGCGACTCAGGAGCTGCTGATGCGGCACATGACCGAATCCCTGGACACCGGGACGACAACAGGCACCACCAACCCTGCCGACGGCACGAGTGACAAGAGCTGAGGGCCGACCATGACATCGACAGACACCTCCACTCAGTCCGGCGGCACGGCGGGGCCGCCTGCCGGTCCGGGCACCGAATCCGGGTCCGGGTCCGGGCGGCCGTCCGCGGGTGTGCTCCTGCTGGACGCCGTGCGCAACAACGTCCGCCAGTACGGCATGCTCGTCGCGCTCGCGCTCATCGTCGTGCTGTTCCAGATATGGACCGACGGTTCGCTGCTGCTGCCCAACAACGTCTCCAACATCGTCCAGCAGAACAGCTACATCCTCATCCTGGCCATGGGCATGATGATCGTCATCATCGCGGGCCATATCGACCTCTCCGTCGGTTCGCTCGCCGCGTTCGTGGGTGCGGCAGCGGCGGTGATGATGGTCAAGCACGACATGCCCTGGGTGCTGGCGCTGGTGCTCTCGCTGCTGATCGGTGCCACGGCCGGCGCCTGGCAGGGCTTCTGGATCGCCTACGTCGGCATTCCGTCGTTCATCGTGACGCTCGCCGGGATGCTGCTCTTCCGCGGCGGTACGCAGATCCTGCTGGAGGGCCAGTCGATCGCGCCCTTCCCCAGGGGCTTCCAGGAGATCGCCCAGGGCTTCATCCCGGAGATGGGTCCCTACACGCAGTACCACAACCCCACCCTCCTCATCGGCCTCGTCGTCATCGCCTTCGTGCTCGTCCAGGAATGGCGGGACAGGCGGCGGCAGTTGGCGTACGAGCTGGAGGTGCTGCCGTTCAACCTGTGGGTGCTGAAGTGCACGGCGATCGTGGCCGCCGTGGTGGCCTTCACGCTGACGCTGGCCAGCTACCACGGTGTGCCGGTCGTGCTGCTCATCATGTGTGTGCTGCTGATCGGGCTGGGCTTCGTGATGCGTAACGCCGTCATCGGACGCCATGTGTACGCGCTGGGCGGCAACAAGGCCGCGGCCAAGCTTTCGGGCGTCAAGGACAAGCGGGTCACGTTCATGGTGTTCGTGAACATGGGGCTCCTGGCGGCGCTCGCCGGCTGTGTGTACGCGGCCCGTCTCAACGCGGGCACCCCTCAGGCGGGCATCAACTTCGAACTGGAGGCCATCGCCGCGGCGTTCATCGGTGGCGCTTCGATGAGCGGCGGCGTCGGCACCGTGCTGGGTGCGGTCATCGGCGGTCTGGTCCTCGGCGTACTCAACAACGGCATGTCGCTCGTCGGCATCGGCACCGACTACCAGCAGGTCATCAAGGGGCTGGTGCTGCTGGCGGCGGTCGGCTTCGACGTATGGAACAAGCGGAGGGTCGGCTCCTAGCGTCCGCTCGCTCCGCTCGCCGACTCCCGTACCCGGGCCGCGAGTTCACCGGACTCGAAGTCCACCCGGGACCAGGAGCCCCGAGTCGGCTACGGCACGACGCACGAGGGCCGCACGGCATCGCCGCGCGGCCCTCGTCTCTGCGTCACTGCGCGCACCGTCACCGCGCGCACGGGAGACGCACGCGCAGCTCAAGCGTCAGACGACGCCGATGCTGACCTCGATGTTGCCGCGGGTGGCGTTGGAGTACGGGCAGACCTGATGTGCCTTCTCCAGCAGGTCCTTGGCGGTCGCCTCGTCGACGTTGGGTATGTGCGCCTCCAGCGCGACCGTCAGACCGAAGCCGCCCTCCGGGGTGGGGCCGATGCCGACGCGGGCCGTCACCGTCGAACCCGAGATGTCGGCCTTCTCCTTACGGGCCACGACGCCGAGCGCGCTCTGGAAGCAGGCGCTGTAACCGGCGGCGAAAAGCTGCTCGGGGTTGGTGCCCTGGCCGCTGCCGCCAAGCTCCTTGGGCGGGTTGACCACGACGTCGATCTGGCCGTCGTCACTGGCGACCCGGCCGTCGCGGCCGTTCTCGGCCGTGGCCACGGCGGTGTACTTGACGTCGACGGACTGGTTGGACATGGAGGGTCCTCACTGTTGGAGGGAGCCTGCCGGGGCGCTCACGCCCGCGACCACGGTGCACGGCACCCGACGCGGCTCCTGGTGTACGTAAGTGGTGTGCGCGCACATCGGTGGTGTGCGCCGTACGGTTGTCAGTCGGCGAGACCGACGATCATCTTGCCCGTGTTCTCCCCCTTGAGCAGCCCCAGGAAGGCGTCCACAGCGTTCTCGAAGCCCTCGACGACCGTCTCGCGGTACTTCAGCTCCCCCGAGCGGATCCAGCCGGAGACCTCCTCGAAGAACTTCGGCATCAGGTCCTGGTGATCCATCACAAGCATCCCCTGAAGACGCAGCCGCTTGCCGATGACCATGGCCAGGTTCCTCGGCGCAGCGGGCGGTTCAGTGGCGTTGTACTGGGCGATCATGCCGCAGATGGTGGCGCGGCCGTGCACGTTGAGGGAGCTGATCGCCGCCTCCAGGTGGTCGCCGCCGACGTTGTCGAAGTAGACGTCGATGCCCGACGGGGCGGCCTCCTTGAGCTGCTTCGCCACAGGGCCGGACTTGTAGTTGAAGGCCGCGTCGAATCCGTACTCCTCGGTGAGGAGGCGGACCTTCTCGTCCGAGCCGGCGCTGCCGATCACCCGCGAGGCGCCCTTGAGCTTCGCGATCTGCCCGACCTGGCT from Streptomyces marispadix includes:
- the chvE gene encoding multiple monosaccharide ABC transporter substrate-binding protein; its protein translation is MGTQHIRTRTPAGSRQRRRRSAPVAAVAAVALLTASLAACGQEAKGGSRYKAEKGKGGTVGLAMPTKSSERWIADGKNMARQFKAAGYKADLQFGDDKVENQVAQIENMIAKGHRLLVVAAIDGSALTDVLRRAKEADIPVISYDRLLLGTENVDYYASFDNERVGELQGGYIVDKLKLDEKKDEKFNIELFAGSPDDNNTKFFWDGAMKVLRPYIKKGQLEVRSKQTKMNQTTTLRWDGGTAQKRMDDLLSKNYGSEEVDAVLSPYDGISIGILSALKSAGYGTDDKPYPLVTGQDAELASVKSIIRGQQTQTVYKDTRKLAKQAVQMGDAVLTGKKPEVNDTKTYDNGKKVVPSYLLKPVSIDKSNTQRLVDDGYYTAGQLK
- a CDS encoding NADP-dependent oxidoreductase yields the protein MSSPESLPATGREWHLVSRPEGWPVPGDFALREGPVAAPGEGEILVRNLYLSVDPYMRGRMNDVKSYVPPFKLDEPMSGGAVGIVVASEAEGFAPGDHVLHDLGWREFATPRAKHVTKVSAELAPLTTYLGVLGMPGLTAYAGLLEVASMKKGDAVFVSGAAGAVGSQVGQIAKLKGASRVIGSAGSDEKVRLLTEEYGFDAAFNYKSGPVAKQLKEAAPSGIDVYFDNVGGDHLEAAISSLNVHGRATICGMIAQYNATEPPAAPRNLAMVIGKRLRLQGMLVMDHQDLMPKFFEEVSGWIRSGELKYRETVVEGFENAVDAFLGLLKGENTGKMIVGLAD
- the mmsB gene encoding multiple monosaccharide ABC transporter permease; amino-acid sequence: MTSTDTSTQSGGTAGPPAGPGTESGSGSGRPSAGVLLLDAVRNNVRQYGMLVALALIVVLFQIWTDGSLLLPNNVSNIVQQNSYILILAMGMMIVIIAGHIDLSVGSLAAFVGAAAAVMMVKHDMPWVLALVLSLLIGATAGAWQGFWIAYVGIPSFIVTLAGMLLFRGGTQILLEGQSIAPFPRGFQEIAQGFIPEMGPYTQYHNPTLLIGLVVIAFVLVQEWRDRRRQLAYELEVLPFNLWVLKCTAIVAAVVAFTLTLASYHGVPVVLLIMCVLLIGLGFVMRNAVIGRHVYALGGNKAAAKLSGVKDKRVTFMVFVNMGLLAALAGCVYAARLNAGTPQAGINFELEAIAAAFIGGASMSGGVGTVLGAVIGGLVLGVLNNGMSLVGIGTDYQQVIKGLVLLAAVGFDVWNKRRVGS
- a CDS encoding organic hydroperoxide resistance protein — translated: MSNQSVDVKYTAVATAENGRDGRVASDDGQIDVVVNPPKELGGSGQGTNPEQLFAAGYSACFQSALGVVARKEKADISGSTVTARVGIGPTPEGGFGLTVALEAHIPNVDEATAKDLLEKAHQVCPYSNATRGNIEVSIGVV
- the mmsA gene encoding multiple monosaccharide ABC transporter ATP-binding protein, which produces MRGITKTFPGVKALSDVNLTVRAGEIHAVCGENGAGKSTLVKVLSGVHPHGSYEGEILFGGEPCAFKDIRASEQRGIVIIHQELALVPYLSLAENIFLGNEHAVRGVIDWGETLRRADALLKRVGLPDKPQTRIADIGVGKQQLVEIAKALSKEVRLLILDEPTAALNDEDSRKLLELIGELRAQGIACIVISHKLNEIRQIADSVTILRDGRTIETLTVREHPGDEPEISEDRIIRGMVGRDLDQRFPPRTRYEGEDAGEVAMAVSGWTVRHPIDHQRKVVDDVSLEVRRGEILGIAGLMGAGRTELAMNVFGRSYGVYESGTVSVGGREVSVRTVPEAISHGIAYVTEDRKTYGLNLIDDINRNISLASLGGLTRRGVVDEHEERRVAERFRRSMNIKAPTVHEQVQRLSGGNQQKVVLSKWIHAEPEVLILDEPTRGIDVGAKYEIYAVIDKLAADGKAVVFISSELPELLGMCDRIYTMSAGRLTGEVTREEATQELLMRHMTESLDTGTTTGTTNPADGTSDKS